Proteins encoded in a region of the Parcubacteria group bacterium genome:
- the cas2 gene encoding CRISPR-associated endonuclease Cas2, translated as MLHKKSLTRDVLFIAASGTLILSSLFAPNVAQLLKPLMRWRRNWDKIDKRRIHDAVKRLNNKRLVELVEKGDNIYVKITANGRNLLKRFDYDDIELLNTKEWDKKWRLVIFDIPEKKKKERNALSNKLRDLGLYHLQESVFVYPYDCQNEIDFICEFLSISRYVNYCTVESIDKREGDLRQFFKIV; from the coding sequence ATGCTGCACAAAAAATCGTTAACCAGAGACGTTTTATTTATAGCCGCTTCCGGCACATTAATTTTATCGTCGCTATTCGCGCCCAATGTTGCCCAACTTTTAAAACCATTAATGCGCTGGCGCAGAAATTGGGATAAAATTGATAAACGACGTATTCATGATGCCGTAAAACGGTTGAACAATAAAAGATTGGTAGAATTGGTAGAAAAGGGCGATAATATTTATGTAAAAATTACCGCTAATGGCAGAAATTTATTAAAACGATTTGATTATGATGACATAGAGTTATTAAATACTAAAGAGTGGGATAAAAAATGGCGATTGGTAATTTTTGATATTCCGGAAAAAAAGAAAAAAGAAAGAAACGCTCTATCCAATAAATTAAGAGATTTGGGGCTGTATCATTTACAAGAGAGCGTTTTTGTTTATCCTTATGATTGTCAAAACGAGATAGATTTTATTTGCGAGTTTCTGTCAATTAGTCGTTATGTGAATTATTGTACTGTAGAGTCTATAGATAAGCGGGAGGGTGACTTGCGGCAATTTTTTAAAATTGTTTAA
- a CDS encoding DUF11 domain-containing protein, whose amino-acid sequence MVEIPSSSQTSPELSGPSLSQAIRFFSPRQKKSLFISSIVFLTIVVFSGVGFYFWLTSFKKSQVDFGVSGPAQVASGEPASYSVSYWNNTKQILQNAVLTVRYPQNAMVPGGKVIQSIDLGNIGIGGGGKQEINLAFIGTDKSIQKLEVSLSYKPQNTSSTFENESTKEVAIYGSALFIDFKTPESVLPNIKNNFIVHYKNNTEHVFKNAVIEIVYPSEFNFISSDKLPSKNNNSWNLGDLNPNEEGDIVVSGILKNVTNVQFSLAIGVSQDGKFFKFLETLPQINLASSPLRLDIFVNNGTSITANLGDSLQFKISYENNTGVALSDIVLKANLDGLMYDLPTLKTDGFYNSVTNVIVWNAANQPQFKNLSPNESGEVSFYVNVRPRYIIRTFRDKNFLLQVSATMETLTIPPSLAVKSLSATSDIAIKVNTAADLKARGYYYDSVLKNSGPIPPRVNQTTTFTIHWLVTNYSNDLNNVVVKATLPEGVKWLDKKAGAGSALLEFNERTSELSWNIGKIQAATGVLLDPYEAIFQLSLTPSVTKIGSVVPVINDAILSGNDLFTGNPISAIAPAVKTDMPDDPGVGILKSRVQP is encoded by the coding sequence GAGTTTGTTTATTTCAAGCATTGTATTCTTAACAATCGTCGTTTTTAGCGGTGTCGGTTTTTATTTTTGGCTGACATCTTTTAAAAAATCCCAGGTTGACTTTGGAGTTTCTGGGCCGGCACAGGTTGCTAGCGGCGAGCCCGCTTCTTATTCCGTGTCTTACTGGAACAATACCAAACAAATTCTTCAAAACGCAGTTTTGACCGTTCGCTATCCGCAGAATGCAATGGTTCCCGGCGGCAAAGTTATCCAGAGTATTGATCTGGGGAATATCGGCATCGGCGGCGGCGGCAAACAAGAAATAAATCTAGCTTTTATCGGGACCGATAAAAGCATTCAAAAACTTGAAGTTAGCCTAAGTTACAAACCGCAAAACACCAGCTCAACTTTTGAAAACGAGTCAACAAAAGAAGTAGCTATTTATGGCTCCGCTCTATTTATTGACTTTAAAACACCCGAATCGGTATTGCCAAATATAAAGAATAACTTCATCGTTCATTATAAGAACAATACCGAACATGTTTTTAAAAACGCGGTAATTGAAATTGTTTATCCTTCCGAATTTAATTTTATTTCTTCCGACAAGTTGCCGTCCAAAAACAATAATAGTTGGAATTTAGGCGACTTGAACCCGAACGAAGAAGGAGATATCGTTGTTTCGGGTATTTTAAAAAATGTTACGAATGTTCAGTTTAGTTTGGCGATTGGAGTCTCCCAAGACGGTAAATTCTTTAAATTTTTGGAAACCTTGCCGCAAATCAATCTGGCCTCTTCTCCGCTTAGGCTTGATATATTCGTTAATAACGGGACGTCAATCACGGCTAATCTCGGAGATTCCTTGCAGTTTAAAATAAGTTACGAAAATAATACCGGCGTTGCTTTGTCCGACATAGTTTTGAAAGCCAATCTTGACGGTTTAATGTATGATTTGCCGACTTTAAAAACCGACGGCTTTTATAACAGTGTAACCAATGTGATTGTCTGGAACGCCGCCAATCAACCGCAGTTTAAGAATTTGTCTCCTAATGAATCTGGCGAAGTCAGTTTTTACGTCAATGTCAGGCCTCGTTACATTATCAGAACTTTCCGCGATAAAAATTTCTTGCTTCAGGTCTCGGCGACCATGGAAACGCTTACTATTCCGCCTTCGCTTGCTGTTAAATCTCTTTCGGCAACTAGTGATATCGCCATCAAGGTTAATACCGCGGCTGATTTGAAGGCGAGAGGGTATTACTATGATTCGGTTTTAAAGAACTCCGGGCCAATCCCGCCGCGCGTAAATCAAACCACGACTTTTACCATCCATTGGCTGGTTACAAATTATTCTAACGATCTCAACAATGTTGTTGTTAAGGCGACACTTCCAGAAGGCGTAAAGTGGCTTGATAAAAAAGCGGGAGCTGGAAGCGCTCTACTGGAATTTAACGAAAGAACCAGTGAACTATCCTGGAATATCGGAAAAATTCAGGCGGCAACAGGCGTTCTTCTTGATCCTTATGAAGCGATTTTTCAGCTTTCCTTAACTCCTTCGGTTACAAAGATTGGAAGTGTTGTGCCGGTTATAAATGACGCTATCTTAAGCGGCAATGATTTGTTTACCGGAAATCCTATTTCGGCAATAGCGCCGGCGGTAAAGACCGACATGCCCGATGATCCCGGCGTCGGAATTCTCAAAAGCCGCGTTCAGCCGTAA